A single window of uncultured Methanospirillum sp. DNA harbors:
- the rqcH gene encoding ribosome rescue protein RqcH produces the protein MATQQGMSGVDLVAVTAELRRLLPLWVHKVYLGEDRIAAIRMNTKEREKRTLLIEPGRRLHLVPEVPEFPIIPPAFAMLLRKFLAGGRILDIRQRGLQRTVIIDIQKSDQVYHLIIEVFDIGNIILCNEDYTIAQPLTRQKFKDRDVLPGIVYSFPPPDVSLQTRDEYIAMLKADDRDIVRALAVGSFLGGMYAEQVCRTAGIPKETPAAEADGGVVYDAIHALLEEAQEHPAAVITKSGCHPVITADPTLQGPFPTFSDALVVYYPKKVREVKEARPKISREERIRRQQEESVKKFERQIKRYEEIVEKIYEEYSFVQEVINTLGTAAKRKSWQEIEDILKADNSGVGTRIKQVYPAEAAVDLDLGAIVKIFVHETVEQNAGRNYDQIKKFKKKLTGARAAMERQIQQPVRKAAGYVKPKNKWFHRFRWFYTSDGVLVIGGRDAGQNEDLVKKYLEGGDTFLHADIHGASVIVVKGKTEHWDEVSRFAAAYSGAWRSGFGTADVYAARPDQVSKTAESGEYLSRGSFVVRGERQWFKSVPLEVAIGLQKKPETRIIGGPASAVQNRAELFLLLTPGTFEPNDVAKKVVRVLRDRLPESEQKALKFALNTESIAAFVPPGGSDIREETKSG, from the coding sequence ATGGCAACTCAGCAGGGCATGAGTGGGGTGGATCTCGTAGCGGTAACTGCCGAGTTGCGGCGATTATTACCGCTCTGGGTCCACAAGGTCTACCTCGGAGAGGACCGGATTGCAGCCATCCGGATGAATACCAAGGAGCGGGAGAAGCGGACACTTCTGATCGAGCCGGGACGAAGGCTTCACCTTGTTCCTGAAGTACCGGAGTTTCCGATCATCCCCCCGGCATTTGCTATGCTGCTGCGCAAATTTCTGGCAGGAGGCAGAATCCTTGACATCAGACAGCGAGGACTGCAGCGGACAGTCATCATCGATATTCAGAAGTCTGATCAGGTCTACCACCTGATCATCGAGGTCTTCGACATCGGCAATATCATCCTCTGCAACGAGGATTACACAATTGCCCAACCGCTGACCAGGCAGAAGTTCAAGGACCGCGATGTGCTTCCCGGGATTGTCTACTCGTTTCCACCGCCTGATGTCAGTCTGCAGACCCGTGATGAGTACATCGCCATGCTCAAGGCAGACGATCGTGATATCGTCAGGGCACTTGCAGTTGGATCATTCCTGGGTGGGATGTATGCTGAACAGGTATGCAGGACTGCCGGTATCCCGAAGGAGACACCTGCCGCAGAAGCCGACGGCGGGGTCGTGTATGATGCGATTCATGCCCTTCTTGAGGAAGCACAGGAACATCCGGCAGCGGTTATCACAAAAAGCGGCTGTCATCCGGTGATCACAGCCGACCCGACTCTGCAGGGTCCCTTCCCGACATTCAGCGATGCACTGGTCGTCTACTATCCGAAGAAGGTACGAGAGGTAAAAGAGGCAAGGCCGAAGATCTCTCGTGAAGAACGGATACGGCGCCAGCAGGAAGAGTCTGTCAAAAAGTTCGAGCGGCAGATCAAGCGGTACGAAGAGATCGTCGAGAAGATCTATGAAGAGTACTCCTTTGTTCAGGAAGTGATCAACACCCTGGGTACTGCAGCAAAGAGGAAATCCTGGCAGGAGATCGAGGATATTCTCAAGGCTGACAATTCAGGTGTCGGGACGCGGATAAAGCAGGTCTATCCAGCCGAGGCAGCAGTGGATCTTGATCTCGGGGCCATAGTAAAGATCTTTGTTCATGAGACCGTGGAGCAGAATGCTGGACGGAACTACGATCAGATCAAGAAGTTCAAGAAGAAACTGACCGGTGCCAGGGCTGCGATGGAACGGCAGATCCAGCAGCCGGTCAGAAAGGCTGCCGGCTATGTCAAACCAAAGAACAAATGGTTCCACCGGTTCCGCTGGTTCTATACTTCTGATGGCGTCCTTGTCATCGGCGGCCGTGATGCCGGTCAGAACGAGGATCTCGTGAAGAAATACCTGGAAGGCGGAGACACCTTTCTCCATGCCGACATTCACGGGGCCAGTGTGATCGTTGTAAAAGGAAAGACCGAACATTGGGATGAGGTCTCCCGGTTTGCTGCAGCCTACTCGGGTGCCTGGAGATCCGGATTCGGTACCGCTGATGTCTATGCAGCACGACCTGACCAGGTCTCAAAGACGGCTGAGTCAGGAGAATATCTCTCACGTGGTTCGTTCGTGGTCAGGGGTGAGAGACAGTGGTTTAAGTCTGTTCCCCTTGAGGTTGCGATTGGCCTACAGAAGAAACCTGAAACCCGGATCATCGGAGGGCCAGCTTCTGCCGTGCAGAACCGTGCCGAACTGTTCCTGCTCCTGACACCGGGAACCTTTGAACCAAATGATGTGGCAAAGAAAGTTGTCAGGGTGCTTCGCGACCGCCTTCCTGAGTCAGAACAGAAGGCACTCAAGTTTGCACTCAACACCGAGTCAATTGCAGCCTTTGTTCCGCCAGGCGGATCTGATATCAGGGAAGAGACGAAATCAGGCTGA
- the mch gene encoding methenyltetrahydromethanopterin cyclohydrolase — protein sequence MISVNELALEIFDNLANYSEDFNVAYHELDNGAKIVDCGVSVAGGYAAGRAFTEICMGGLGEVNFRMGQIKDVPMPFIEVSTDFPAISCLGAQKAGWTVKVGNYFAMGSGPARALALKPKHTFEVIGYEDESDDAVIALESDHLPNGEVMEKIAKECGIEVENLCAVVAPTASIVGSIQVSGRCVETAIYKLNELGFDTKKITAAIGCAPIPPVKADATKAMGTTNDATIYHGQINLTMKAPEIKDYLDKIPSNKSKGYGKPFYEIFKEANFDFYQIDTSLFSPAEVTINELTEGKVYHVGAVNPDVVLKSFGYE from the coding sequence GTGATAAGTGTTAATGAATTAGCTCTTGAGATATTCGATAATCTCGCAAACTATTCTGAAGATTTTAATGTCGCATACCATGAACTTGACAACGGTGCCAAGATCGTGGACTGTGGTGTCTCTGTTGCCGGTGGATACGCTGCAGGTCGAGCATTTACTGAAATCTGTATGGGCGGTCTTGGAGAGGTCAACTTCAGAATGGGACAGATCAAGGACGTGCCGATGCCTTTCATCGAGGTCAGCACCGACTTTCCCGCGATCTCATGTCTAGGTGCACAGAAGGCCGGATGGACAGTAAAGGTTGGCAACTACTTTGCCATGGGTTCAGGGCCTGCCCGGGCACTTGCACTCAAGCCAAAGCACACCTTTGAGGTCATCGGATACGAGGACGAGAGCGACGATGCAGTCATCGCACTTGAATCTGATCACCTGCCAAACGGTGAGGTTATGGAGAAGATCGCAAAGGAATGCGGTATTGAGGTTGAGAACCTCTGTGCAGTTGTTGCACCAACCGCGTCCATCGTCGGTTCCATCCAGGTTTCCGGACGCTGCGTCGAGACCGCGATCTACAAGCTGAACGAACTCGGGTTTGACACCAAGAAGATCACCGCAGCAATCGGCTGTGCACCCATTCCGCCGGTAAAGGCAGATGCAACCAAGGCAATGGGCACGACCAATGATGCAACCATCTACCACGGTCAGATCAACCTTACGATGAAAGCACCTGAGATCAAGGATTACCTCGACAAGATCCCAAGCAACAAGTCAAAGGGATACGGCAAGCCGTTCTACGAGATCTTCAAGGAAGCAAACTTTGATTTCTACCAGATCGACACGTCGCTCTTCTCACCAGCCGAAGTCACCATCAACGAGCTGACTGAGGGCAAGGTGTACCATGTCGGGGCTGTTAACCCTGATGTAGTCCTCAAGTCCTTCGGCTACGAGTAA
- a CDS encoding TIM barrel protein, which translates to MLWISTRCLKDSPLEVTLENLGSLTRGVEIIDGGAHRIPSVSLLESFPYRYSIRLPQLDINLSSILEPVRQASVAVVVERFTFAAEVNADVIVNPGYLTSSSEFAQARKQLSRSSRDLIQAADEYGVRFLIRNTGRWSKYLLRTPEDLGMVSQVPLALDIGHAHANGCLPQFLHDGASRYMYLYDCKGISEDHQEVGQGSINFSTIATAMYAHGAQGVVDVPTYRGAYNSVRALREFGIG; encoded by the coding sequence ATGCTCTGGATATCCACCCGTTGTTTAAAAGATTCTCCGCTTGAGGTTACGCTTGAGAATCTGGGATCGCTTACCAGGGGAGTCGAGATTATTGACGGGGGAGCTCATCGCATCCCCTCGGTAAGTCTTCTTGAGTCGTTTCCGTACCGGTACTCGATACGTCTGCCACAGCTTGACATCAACCTGTCAAGTATTCTTGAACCGGTCAGGCAGGCATCGGTAGCCGTGGTCGTCGAACGGTTCACATTTGCTGCCGAGGTGAACGCTGATGTCATCGTGAACCCCGGATACCTGACGTCCTCTTCAGAATTTGCACAGGCACGCAAGCAGCTCTCACGGTCAAGCAGGGATCTGATCCAGGCTGCCGATGAGTACGGGGTCAGGTTCCTTATCAGGAACACCGGCAGGTGGTCGAAGTACCTGCTCAGAACGCCCGAAGACCTCGGGATGGTCAGTCAGGTCCCCCTTGCCCTTGATATCGGGCATGCCCATGCAAACGGATGTCTCCCGCAATTTCTGCATGACGGAGCGAGCAGGTACATGTACCTCTACGACTGTAAGGGGATCTCCGAAGATCACCAGGAGGTGGGTCAGGGATCGATCAACTTCAGCACAATTGCTACTGCGATGTATGCCCACGGTGCCCAGGGAGTTGTGGATGTCCCGACCTACCGGGGGGCCTATAATAGTGTCAGGGCACTCAGGGAGTTTGGTATCGGATAA
- a CDS encoding exodeoxyribonuclease III, protein MTRYRILSWNVNGLRAIAGKEVLDGRTFPDFLLHDQPDICGLQETKVDAKSLPAGLGRIGDFFFYLNPAERKGYSGVALYSRREPEETSYGFGADEFDHEGRTIIARYPEFTLYTIYFPNGGASEERLVFKLRFYDAFLNHIRERDAAGERIVICGDVNTAHHPIDLARPKENESVSGFLPVERRWLDLLVDAGFIDTFRLFESEGGHYTWWDYKTRARSRNVGWRIDYFFVNERMRENVETSLIRSDVMGSDHCPVELVLSF, encoded by the coding sequence ATGACAAGGTACAGGATCCTTTCATGGAACGTGAATGGCCTGCGTGCAATAGCAGGCAAGGAGGTTCTTGATGGCAGAACATTTCCGGACTTTCTGCTCCATGACCAGCCTGACATCTGTGGTCTGCAGGAGACCAAGGTTGATGCGAAGAGCCTCCCGGCAGGTCTCGGGCGGATCGGTGACTTTTTCTTTTATCTGAACCCGGCAGAGCGGAAGGGATACAGCGGGGTTGCGCTCTATTCAAGGAGAGAACCTGAGGAGACCTCGTACGGGTTCGGTGCCGATGAGTTTGACCACGAGGGGAGGACGATCATCGCAAGGTACCCCGAGTTCACCCTGTATACGATCTACTTCCCAAACGGAGGAGCATCAGAGGAGCGGCTTGTATTCAAACTCAGGTTCTATGATGCATTTCTGAATCATATCAGGGAACGAGATGCGGCAGGAGAGCGAATTGTCATCTGTGGGGATGTCAACACCGCCCATCACCCAATCGATCTCGCAAGGCCGAAAGAGAATGAGAGTGTATCCGGGTTTCTCCCGGTAGAACGCAGATGGCTCGACCTCCTCGTAGACGCAGGGTTCATCGACACCTTCAGGCTCTTTGAATCAGAAGGAGGCCATTACACCTGGTGGGACTACAAGACCAGAGCACGGTCACGCAATGTCGGCTGGCGTATCGACTACTTCTTTGTGAACGAACGGATGAGAGAGAACGTAGAAACATCGCTGATCCGCAGCGACGTGATGGGATCTGATCACTGCCCGGTCGAACTGGTGCTCTCGTTCTGA
- a CDS encoding DUF1858 domain-containing protein: MAVNKDSTILEVLQANPDAGAVFARFGMGCVGCAISRGETVSEAAAAHGIPLSDLLSALGIEA, translated from the coding sequence ATGGCAGTAAATAAGGACTCAACCATTCTTGAGGTTCTTCAGGCAAACCCTGACGCCGGAGCGGTCTTTGCACGATTTGGCATGGGCTGCGTCGGATGTGCGATCAGCCGTGGCGAGACTGTCAGCGAGGCTGCTGCTGCTCACGGTATTCCTCTCTCAGATCTTCTCAGTGCCCTCGGTATCGAGGCATAA
- a CDS encoding ORC1-type DNA replication protein, producing MPKKSLLMWDETLFRDPDVFEIDYIPDQFNYRENQMRELSFLLKPGLKGGRPLNAIIKGTPGTGKTTSVRKIFSDLDDIESMMVPVQINCQIENTRFSILSEIYKKLAGHLPSAAGNSFKRVFESIAQAMIELNRVVVVALDDANYLLVENELNKVLYLLLRSHEAYPGTRVGVIVIISDMEVDLSREIDSRVRSVFSPTEIYFPPYAEAEVYNILRERVLQGFYPGVLSDEMLRIIAAHTMASADLRVGIDMLKRSALNAEMAAEREISREHIREAYKVSKYVHLQYSLKSLNAEEKSLIKLIAKESKSDEQLTTGVLFEIAKKELKIGYTTFYEMVQKLDSLRLLNLQFKEGRGRTRLINLRYDPDKILLYL from the coding sequence ATGCCGAAGAAGAGTTTACTGATGTGGGATGAGACCCTCTTCCGGGACCCCGACGTTTTTGAGATAGATTATATTCCCGACCAGTTCAACTACCGGGAGAACCAGATGCGTGAACTCTCCTTCCTGCTAAAGCCAGGGCTGAAAGGGGGAAGACCGCTCAACGCCATCATCAAGGGGACACCGGGAACCGGAAAGACCACGTCGGTCAGGAAGATCTTCAGCGATCTTGATGACATTGAATCGATGATGGTGCCGGTTCAGATCAACTGCCAGATCGAGAACACCCGCTTCTCCATCCTTTCAGAGATCTACAAGAAACTTGCCGGGCACCTCCCGTCAGCTGCCGGGAACTCATTCAAGCGGGTCTTTGAGTCGATTGCCCAGGCGATGATCGAACTGAACCGGGTCGTCGTGGTTGCCCTTGATGATGCGAACTACCTGCTTGTTGAGAATGAACTGAACAAGGTGCTCTATCTCCTTTTGAGATCCCACGAGGCATATCCGGGAACGCGGGTAGGGGTCATCGTTATCATATCTGACATGGAGGTCGATCTCTCCCGCGAGATCGACAGCCGCGTCAGATCGGTCTTTTCCCCGACCGAGATCTACTTTCCTCCATACGCAGAGGCAGAGGTCTACAACATCCTCCGCGAAAGGGTGCTACAGGGATTTTATCCGGGTGTCCTCTCTGACGAGATGCTCAGGATCATTGCTGCCCACACGATGGCTTCAGCCGATCTCAGGGTCGGCATCGATATGCTGAAGCGATCGGCACTCAACGCAGAGATGGCAGCAGAGCGTGAGATCAGCAGGGAGCATATCAGGGAAGCATATAAGGTATCGAAGTATGTCCATCTCCAGTACAGTCTGAAATCCCTGAATGCAGAGGAGAAATCCCTGATCAAACTGATCGCAAAGGAATCAAAGAGCGATGAACAGCTCACAACCGGCGTTCTCTTTGAGATTGCAAAGAAGGAGTTGAAGATCGGGTACACAACCTTTTACGAGATGGTCCAGAAACTAGACAGCCTTCGCCTGCTCAACCTCCAGTTCAAGGAAGGAAGGGGCCGGACACGACTGATCAATCTCCGCTACGATCCGGATAAAATTCTTTTATATCTATAA
- a CDS encoding mRNA surveillance protein pelota — translation MKADIGELQRSFGEIKLFPESSDDLWHLKHLVVPGCLVFATTLRSVEGATDKLRPEKQEKRPVRLGIRVEQVEFHEYAIRLRVFGIIEQGVDEGSHHTLNLEPGYEISVIRTWHQADLDRIDRAVKSAGAEAVHILAIEEGDAELYRMHSYGPRLIFSLTAGSGKGMECSTRQDLYDAVCAVLEPVTGPLVVAGPGFIKEDFARRLKSLQPSRAGAVLVIETRRSGRGAVQEVIGQGVLEKLTGDLQLAREVRFLDELMARIAKGEPVAYGELEVSDAVKFGAAETLLIADTGLHIPSVITLVTEAEAMRADVVILSTEFEPGQRLEKLGGVAALLRYPIS, via the coding sequence ATGAAGGCTGATATCGGTGAACTCCAGCGCTCATTCGGGGAGATCAAACTCTTTCCCGAGTCATCAGACGATCTCTGGCATCTGAAACACCTGGTGGTCCCGGGCTGTCTTGTCTTTGCAACAACACTCCGGAGTGTTGAAGGAGCAACCGACAAGTTGAGGCCTGAGAAGCAGGAGAAGCGACCAGTGCGGCTTGGCATCAGAGTAGAACAGGTCGAGTTCCATGAGTATGCGATCCGGCTGCGGGTCTTCGGAATCATCGAGCAGGGGGTAGACGAGGGCTCACATCATACCCTGAACCTGGAGCCCGGATATGAGATATCGGTGATCAGAACCTGGCACCAGGCAGACCTTGACCGGATCGACCGTGCTGTGAAGAGTGCAGGCGCTGAAGCGGTACATATCCTGGCGATTGAGGAGGGTGATGCCGAGCTCTACCGGATGCACAGTTACGGCCCGAGGCTGATCTTCTCGCTCACAGCCGGGAGCGGAAAAGGGATGGAGTGCAGCACGAGGCAGGATCTCTACGATGCTGTCTGTGCAGTGCTTGAGCCGGTGACCGGACCACTCGTCGTCGCCGGTCCCGGGTTCATCAAAGAGGATTTTGCACGGCGCCTCAAATCCCTGCAACCAAGCCGTGCCGGTGCAGTGCTGGTCATCGAGACTCGCCGGAGCGGCAGGGGAGCAGTCCAGGAGGTGATCGGGCAGGGTGTGCTTGAAAAGCTCACTGGTGATCTGCAGCTTGCACGTGAGGTCAGGTTCCTTGACGAGCTCATGGCACGGATCGCGAAAGGCGAGCCTGTAGCATATGGAGAACTGGAGGTCTCTGACGCTGTGAAGTTCGGGGCTGCCGAGACCCTGCTCATTGCAGATACCGGTCTTCATATCCCCTCCGTGATTACACTCGTCACCGAGGCTGAAGCGATGCGGGCTGATGTTGTTATCCTCTCGACAGAGTTTGAACCCGGTCAGCGGCTTGAGAAACTAGGTGGAGTAGCAGCCCTGCTCAGGTACCCGATTTCGTAA
- a CDS encoding ribosome biogenesis/translation initiation ATPase RLI, which produces MRIAVVHKDRCHSRKCGSECILYCPRVRTGDETIALDEEGKALISEELCVGCGICVKKCPFEAIDIITLPEELEYPTHRYGPNSFVLYGMPAPIQGKVTGVLGANGIGKSTSVKILSGQLIPNMGFFDEEARWDTILKKYTGTELFEYLQLLSKGDVKVSVKPQYIDVIPKVFDGVVRDLLKTTDERGMLSHYIERLSLTGILDQNIKLLSGGELQRVALTAALAREADFYFLDEITPFLDIHQRMAAAQVIRELAEEKPIVLIEHDIAILDMLADTVHVAYGKPAVFGIITRPKGVRIGINQYLDGFLAEENVRIRDYPVTFEIRTHDEGAKKSQLMKIPPMSKKFDRFSLQVNGGDIRAGEVIGVVGANGIGKSTFAQLLAGAVKPDTGEMIDTVRISYKPQYVKADSTDTVEFTLRQITKAFDSGRYQHDIIEPLSLEPILQSPLSTLSGGELQRVSIAVCLSRDADLYVLDEPSAHLDVEQRMKLTKVFRQQIEGKEAAVLVIDHDIYVIDIISERLLVFEGTPGIEGRATGPFNMREGMNKFLNELNVTFRRDKSGRPRINKPGSFLDRDQIARGEYYYQDPEN; this is translated from the coding sequence ATGCGAATTGCGGTAGTTCATAAAGATCGCTGTCACTCCCGCAAATGTGGCAGCGAATGTATCCTTTACTGTCCCCGTGTAAGAACCGGGGATGAGACCATCGCCCTTGATGAAGAAGGGAAGGCTCTCATCTCTGAGGAACTCTGTGTCGGGTGCGGTATCTGTGTAAAAAAATGTCCCTTTGAGGCCATCGATATCATCACGCTGCCCGAGGAACTTGAATATCCTACACACCGGTACGGGCCGAACAGCTTCGTGCTGTACGGAATGCCTGCTCCTATCCAGGGGAAGGTCACCGGTGTACTCGGCGCAAACGGTATCGGTAAGTCAACCTCGGTAAAGATCCTCTCAGGCCAGCTCATCCCGAACATGGGATTTTTCGATGAAGAGGCCAGATGGGACACTATCCTGAAGAAGTACACCGGGACTGAACTCTTTGAATACCTCCAGTTACTCTCAAAAGGCGACGTAAAGGTATCGGTCAAGCCTCAGTACATCGATGTCATTCCCAAGGTATTCGATGGAGTGGTCAGGGATCTCCTGAAAACAACTGATGAACGAGGGATGCTCTCACATTATATCGAGAGGCTCTCCCTTACCGGCATTCTTGACCAGAACATCAAACTCCTTTCGGGTGGTGAACTCCAGCGGGTTGCACTCACCGCTGCCCTTGCCCGCGAGGCAGACTTCTACTTCCTTGATGAGATAACACCATTCCTTGATATTCATCAGCGGATGGCTGCTGCGCAGGTGATCAGAGAGCTTGCAGAAGAGAAGCCTATCGTGCTTATAGAGCATGACATCGCGATCCTTGACATGCTCGCCGACACTGTGCATGTGGCATACGGTAAACCTGCAGTCTTTGGTATCATCACCAGACCGAAAGGAGTGAGGATCGGTATCAACCAGTATCTTGATGGGTTCCTTGCAGAAGAGAACGTCAGGATTCGGGATTATCCGGTCACCTTCGAGATCAGGACCCACGATGAAGGTGCTAAGAAGAGCCAGTTGATGAAGATCCCACCGATGTCTAAGAAGTTTGACCGGTTCTCACTTCAGGTGAACGGCGGTGACATTAGGGCAGGTGAAGTGATCGGAGTGGTCGGTGCAAATGGTATCGGAAAATCGACATTCGCCCAGCTTCTAGCAGGAGCTGTAAAACCCGATACCGGGGAGATGATCGATACAGTAAGGATCTCTTACAAACCCCAGTATGTCAAGGCCGATTCGACCGATACGGTAGAGTTCACTCTTCGACAGATCACAAAGGCCTTTGACTCTGGCAGATACCAGCATGATATCATCGAACCCCTCTCACTAGAACCGATCCTCCAGTCACCGTTAAGCACTCTCTCGGGTGGTGAACTTCAGAGGGTCTCGATCGCGGTCTGTCTCTCTCGGGATGCTGACCTCTATGTGCTTGATGAGCCGAGTGCCCACCTTGATGTAGAGCAGCGAATGAAACTGACCAAGGTATTCAGGCAGCAGATCGAGGGCAAAGAGGCTGCAGTGCTGGTGATCGACCACGACATCTATGTTATCGATATCATCAGTGAACGTCTGCTCGTCTTTGAAGGAACCCCGGGGATCGAAGGTCGTGCAACCGGACCGTTTAACATGCGTGAAGGAATGAACAAGTTCCTGAACGAATTGAATGTAACTTTCAGACGTGACAAGAGCGGACGGCCCCGGATAAACAAGCCGGGATCATTCCTCGACCGCGATCAGATCGCCAGGGGCGAATACTACTACCAGGACCCTGAGAATTAA